The following nucleotide sequence is from bacterium.
CGTCAACATAAAATTTTGTTTTATCTTCGTATCCTTTTGTCAGTGCGTCTATTTTTTCCGCCAGAGCTTTCTTTGTTTTGTCGGTAGCGCCTTCTTTTTTCAAATTCTCGTAATCAATGAGTGCGTTCGGATGGATTTTTATATGTTCGTTGATGATAAATTCCAAACGGCCTAAGCCCACGCCTTTTACGGGAAGAAAATATTTTTCAAACGCTTCGTCCGGAGTTCCGATATTTACCATTATCTTTGTCTTTATTTCCGGAATACTGCCAAGGTCGTTTTCAACAACTTCAAATGGCACCTTGCCTTTATACACGTATCCCGTTTTTCCTGATGAACAGTCAACCGTTGCATCTTCTCCGTTTTGAAGCGTATCCGTGGCATTCTTCGTTCCCACGACGCAGGTGATTCCAAGTTCGCGCGACACAATTGCCGCATGGCTTGTGCGGCCGCCTTTATTTGTGACAATGGCCGATGCGATTTTCATGATTGGCTCCCAATCGGGATCGGTGATTTCGGTTACCAAAACCTCCCCTTCTTTAAACTGGCTTATATTTTTAACATCTCTGATGATTCGAATTTGCCCTGTCGATATTTTCGAACCGACAGCGGTGCCGACAGCTATCGGCTGGGCCTTTTCAAGAAGGCGGTATTCGCGATACATGCTTTTATTTCTGACTGAGTGCACGGTTTCCGGACGGGCTTGCACGATAAATAATTCCCCTGTTACGCCGTCTTTCGCCCATTCGGTATCCATCGGCTGGTAGTGCCCCCGTTTTTGCGAAAAATACTCCTCGACTTTCGCTACCCATGAAGCGAGTTTCGTTACTTCCTCATCGGTCATACTGAAACGTTCCCTGTCGGCGCGTGGGACATCAACAATTTTTGTTCCTCGGCCATCGTAAATCATCTTTACTTCTTTCTCGCCTAAATCACGGGCAATAATTCCGCCAAGTCCTTCCTTGAGTGCAGGCTTGAAAACGGTAAACTCGTCGGGAGTTACTTTTCCCTGCACCACCATTTCACCCAGGCCGTACGAGCTGTTAATGACAACGACTTTATCGAACCCAGTTTCGGTATCTATTGAAAATGCGACTCCGCTTGTAGCCTTGTCGCTTCTGACCATTTTCTGGACACCGACAGAAAGAGCAATGTCGAAGTGAGAGAATTTTTTGTCTTCCCGATAGGAAATCGCCCGGTCGGTGAACAGTGAAGCAATGCATTTTTTTATTGCTTCCAAAATATTTGCTCCGCCGGAAACATTAAGATAGGTTTCCTGCTGTCCAGCAAAAGAAGCATCCGGCAGGTCTTCGGCTGTCGCCGATGAACGCACAGCGGTATCGAGATTTTCGAAATACATTTCACCGAGCTTTTTGTACGCCTCAAGAATTTCTTTTTCGAGGTCTTCGGGAAGCTTTGAACGCAAAATGATATTCCGAACGGCCTTTCCTTTTCTTTGTAAATTGAAAATATTCTTCGTATCAAGGCCTTCAAGTTCTTTTTTTATTTTCTCCCGCAATCCCGTCGAATCAAGAAAATAATTGTATGCGGCAGCGGTAACGGCAAAGCCGTCGGGCACCGCAATGCCCATTTTGGAAAGATTTGAAACCATTTCTCCCAATGCGGCGTTTTTACCTCCGACAAGCGGGACATCCTCGATGGAAAGGTTTGAAAACCAAAGGATATGAGCGGTAGTTTTGTCCATATTATTTCTTAAGAGCGATAATCAAATCTGAAACGTTTGAAGAGGTTGGACCTGTTTGTATGAAATCACCAGTCTTTTCCCAGAATGCCATTGAGTCGTAATGAGTGAGAAAAAAACCCACATCAAGGCCCATTTCTTGCGCCTTCTTGAGAGTAATTGTATCACAGAGCGCGCCGGCAAATGTCGTATTATCCTTTCCGTCTGAAGCGATTGCGAGAAGGTTTTCGCCATCCAAAATTTTTGAAAGCGCGGCAAGTACGAGTTCTTGGTTGCGGCCGCCTACGCCCTCGCCTTTCATTGTGACAGTCGTTTCACCGCCATACAAAAGAACCGTTCTCGAAGCAGAATGATGAAGCTTTTCGATTATCTGTACTCCAACATCCTGAGCTTCCCCCGATAAAGAATCAGTAACAATTTCTGCTGTATATCCGAGCTCAGATGCCTTGTTTTTCATCGCTTCAAGAGCAGTTTTGTTGGACAGAAATAATATATTCGATACGGATTTAAAATACAGATCATCCTTGGGTGTTTCGACAAAAGCGTCGGGAACGATGTGTATTGAATATTTTTTCAGAACCTCTGAAGCGTTATGTATTGTTGTGTTGTCTTTAACCGTCGGCCCGGAAGAGATAAATTCAAGATCATTGCCGGGCACATCGGACATTATAAGCGAGATGGCAGACGCAGGATGGGTGTACTGCGCAAGAAATCCGCCTCGGGCAAAAGAGAGATGTTTTCTTACGGTATTGAGTTCTTGTATTGTCGCTCCCTTTTTAAATAATTCTTTTATCAGTTCCGCCTCATCTTCAACCGCTATATGCTGCGGCTGGGAAAGCAGAGCCGAACCGCCGCCGGAAACAATAAAAATTACCATGTCATCCTTCGTACGTTCTTTCAGGAAGGCAATTATTTTTTCGGTAGCATCGACATTCCGCTTGGTAGGAAACGGATGGTCTCCCTGCAGATATGTAATTCTTGATGAGGAGAATGTTTCATCAATACTCAATACTATTCCGCCAGATAATCGGTCACCAAACGTCTCTTCAAGCGTGCGGGCCGCGATAGCGGAACTTTTACCCACTCCCACAATAAAAAGACGCTTAGCGCTTGAAAGAGAGAAGTCTGTATTGTTTATTTTCAAAAAGTTTTCTTTGAGAGAGACGCCTTTTTTGAAAACAGTTTCCGTATCAATAGCATTAAGCCCTGCCTCCGCGATAGAGAGTATTGCTTTCCGTTCCGGGGTATGCGCAAGAGCACCAAAATTTTTTATTTTCTTCCCGCTTTCTTTTTGCATTTTCTAATTATACAGCAATGAAAAAGCGCCTTTCGGCGCTTTTGGGCTTCTCAATTAAAGCTCCTCGACAAGTACGAGATTGGTTTCCGCAAGGCGCACGGCATTTCCGAAAGGCACACCGGTTGCAACAACAATACGTTCCCCTTTTTTAGCCAGTTTGTTTTTAAGTAAAAAATTTCTCGCGTCAAACAGAACGTTGCTGAAATCTTTTGAAAAATCTTTTGAGTGTGACACGAGGACCGGATAACAACCGAAACTTAGGGTGAGTTTTTGGAACGTCGATGCGTTGGGGGTAAGCACGACAATGTTTTGTTCCGGTTTGTAACGGCAGAGCATGCGCGCGGTAAAACCCGAATTGGTGAACGCGATGATAAATCGGGCCCCTACGTCTTCGGCAATATAAACAGCCGAGGCCGTTACCGAGTCGGTAACGTTTTTTGCATCGGCGCTATTTTCATCGCGGCGTTCGGAAATCAGCTGTTTGTGCAAGTAATCGTTCTCGATGTGCAATGCAACGCGGGACATGACCTCTATAGCCTCAACGGGATATTCGCCAAGCGTTGTTTCTTCCGAGAGCATAATGGCATCCGTCCCGTCAAGAATCGCATTGGCAATATCGGAAACTTCCGCACGCGTGGGCACCGGAGACTTAATCATCGACTCAAGCATTTGGGTCGCGGTGATGACAGGCTTTCCCGCCCTGTTGCACTTTTTGATAATCATTTTCTGAATAAGCGGTACGTTTTCGGCAGGCACTTCTATGGCCAAGTCTCCGCGAGCAATCATCACTCCGTCGGAAAGACGGATGATTTCATCAATATGGTCAACGGCTTCGGGAGTTTCGATTTTTGCAATGATTCCCGCATTAGATTTCTTTTTATCAAGAATAGCCCGTAATTCTTTGATATCTTGAGAACGACGAACAAAAGAAAGTGCGACAAAGTCCACGCCGTTTTTGATTCCGAATTCAAGGTCCTTCTTGTCCTTAGGTGTCATTGAACTTACGGAAAGGTACGCTCCGGGAACGTTAAGCCCCCGACGGCCCTTCAATTCTCCCCCCGTGAGAATCTTGGTGTGAATTTCTTTCCCTGAAACCTTCAAAATCTTGAATTTTTTCTTTCCGTCATCAAGCAAAATGTGCATGCCCTTTTTGACTTCTTTTGGGAGGTGTTCGTAATTAACACTTACGCGTTTTTCATCACCGACAATCTTCTCCGTGGTAAAAATAAATTTTTCACCCGGTATAAGAGTGACACGTTCCACGTAAAAATCACCTGTGCGAATTTTCGGACCGCATAAATCCTGGAGTACGGCAACCGGTTTTCCCGTCTTTTTCGTGTAGTTTCGGGCAAGGTTGATGCGGTGCTGGTGCTCGGGGTGGCTGCCATGGGAAAAATTGAGACGTATGACATTAAGCCCCGCATCAAGCATGGCGGTCATGGTTTTCTCGTTTTCCGTTACCGGACCAATGGTCGCGATAATCTTTGTTTTTTTCTTCAATAACATGTAAGCAAAAAAAGATTTTCTCCCTTACGGGGAGAAAAAACAATACTATCACATCCGCTATAAGAATCTAGAGATGCTTGCGCATTCCCTCTTCAATGTCGTTGACGTCTTTGTCCGTCACTCCAAGATCTTTTTTGTGTTCGCGCATATACCCCGCACCTGCCGTAATTTCACCCCCATCAATGCCATGCTCTTTGCCCGGTTCGTCCATGTGTCCATGGAACACCTTCTCAACCTGGTCGAGTTTTTTCTTGTCTATGCCTTTACTAAAAAGTTCTTGTTTGGCTTTTTTAAGTTCTTCTTCCGACACTTTTGGTCTATTATCTCCAAACATAAAGTTTATTTAAGTGATAACTCTTATAACTAGTTAATCGTATCAGTGTCCATACCGGCTGAAAGAGGTGCTTTTGACTTATCTGCCATATACACACGATATAGTAAGTAACCAAAAATTAAAACTGCAAATATATTTACTCTGTCCAGCAAATTCCAAACAAACAGAATGAGTATCGCAATGTAGCTGAGAATCACTGCTTTTCTATCTCGTTTTTTAAATAATTGGGCTAGTGTGTACCAAAATAGGACAATTACGAGAGAAAACAAGACTTCCCAAATGTTTACAAACCCATATTCAGTCTTTAGGAGGTAAAGGATGAGGAAGACTAAGAAAACAAACCCTGCAAAATAAGAAAAGTGAGCAAATTCCCTGCTAGCCAGGTCCCATGCATTTTTTTCCTTCCGTATATTTTCTCCCATTAGATTAAAAGTTTTATTGGTAAAAACCTCTTAATAAACTACTTTCATTCTATCTTCTAACTCTTGAGAAGTCGATAGGCTCGTGATGACCAAATTTTAGTGGGCGCACTTGGAATCGAACCAAGGACCTCTGTCTTATAAATAGCAGTGA
It contains:
- the ppsA gene encoding phosphoenolpyruvate synthase, producing the protein MDKTTAHILWFSNLSIEDVPLVGGKNAALGEMVSNLSKMGIAVPDGFAVTAAAYNYFLDSTGLREKIKKELEGLDTKNIFNLQRKGKAVRNIILRSKLPEDLEKEILEAYKKLGEMYFENLDTAVRSSATAEDLPDASFAGQQETYLNVSGGANILEAIKKCIASLFTDRAISYREDKKFSHFDIALSVGVQKMVRSDKATSGVAFSIDTETGFDKVVVINSSYGLGEMVVQGKVTPDEFTVFKPALKEGLGGIIARDLGEKEVKMIYDGRGTKIVDVPRADRERFSMTDEEVTKLASWVAKVEEYFSQKRGHYQPMDTEWAKDGVTGELFIVQARPETVHSVRNKSMYREYRLLEKAQPIAVGTAVGSKISTGQIRIIRDVKNISQFKEGEVLVTEITDPDWEPIMKIASAIVTNKGGRTSHAAIVSRELGITCVVGTKNATDTLQNGEDATVDCSSGKTGYVYKGKVPFEVVENDLGSIPEIKTKIMVNIGTPDEAFEKYFLPVKGVGLGRLEFIINEHIKIHPNALIDYENLKKEGATDKTKKALAEKIDALTKGYEDKTKFYVDELAEGIAKIGAAFYPHEVIIRFSDFKTNEYRTLLGGDLYEPHEENPMLGWRGASRYYDPKFKAAFMLECKAMKRVREEVGLKNVVALIPFCRTPEEGAKVLEAMKEGGLDRAVDPTLKVYLMCEIPSNILLADAFLDMFDGMSIGSNDLTQLTMGLDRDSETVSKITNENNEAVKAFIDTIIRKCRERGKYIGICGQAPSDFPEFATFLVERGIESISLSPDTVIKTLFKIAEKEKELNRV
- the pyk gene encoding pyruvate kinase, whose amino-acid sequence is MLLKKKTKIIATIGPVTENEKTMTAMLDAGLNVIRLNFSHGSHPEHQHRINLARNYTKKTGKPVAVLQDLCGPKIRTGDFYVERVTLIPGEKFIFTTEKIVGDEKRVSVNYEHLPKEVKKGMHILLDDGKKKFKILKVSGKEIHTKILTGGELKGRRGLNVPGAYLSVSSMTPKDKKDLEFGIKNGVDFVALSFVRRSQDIKELRAILDKKKSNAGIIAKIETPEAVDHIDEIIRLSDGVMIARGDLAIEVPAENVPLIQKMIIKKCNRAGKPVITATQMLESMIKSPVPTRAEVSDIANAILDGTDAIMLSEETTLGEYPVEAIEVMSRVALHIENDYLHKQLISERRDENSADAKNVTDSVTASAVYIAEDVGARFIIAFTNSGFTARMLCRYKPEQNIVVLTPNASTFQKLTLSFGCYPVLVSHSKDFSKDFSNVLFDARNFLLKNKLAKKGERIVVATGVPFGNAVRLAETNLVLVEEL
- a CDS encoding DUF4147 domain-containing protein; amino-acid sequence: MQKESGKKIKNFGALAHTPERKAILSIAEAGLNAIDTETVFKKGVSLKENFLKINNTDFSLSSAKRLFIVGVGKSSAIAARTLEETFGDRLSGGIVLSIDETFSSSRITYLQGDHPFPTKRNVDATEKIIAFLKERTKDDMVIFIVSGGGSALLSQPQHIAVEDEAELIKELFKKGATIQELNTVRKHLSFARGGFLAQYTHPASAISLIMSDVPGNDLEFISSGPTVKDNTTIHNASEVLKKYSIHIVPDAFVETPKDDLYFKSVSNILFLSNKTALEAMKNKASELGYTAEIVTDSLSGEAQDVGVQIIEKLHHSASRTVLLYGGETTVTMKGEGVGGRNQELVLAALSKILDGENLLAIASDGKDNTTFAGALCDTITLKKAQEMGLDVGFFLTHYDSMAFWEKTGDFIQTGPTSSNVSDLIIALKK